A window of Halobacillus naozhouensis genomic DNA:
CTGCAGGCGGTCAAAGATCCTTTGGCAAAACTCACCGGGATCACTCCAAACAAACTGTGTAGCTATACCTGAGGGCTCCCGATAGCTTGCGTATGTGTCTACAACATAATGATCGATCGTAGAATCATGTTTTTGTATCCACTGCAAGTATGGTTTGGAGACAGGCATCGCCCCAAACCGAATGATATAGTCCGGCTTGAGCGCCTCTTTTCTCTTATCTGATTTTAAAATGGCATCGTAGTTTTCAATAATATTTCGTTTATCATGCTCGCCCGCTCTTAATTGGGCTAAAGGATCAGCCAGAATAGGAACCCCTGAGCGTGCGGCCAACTTTGTAAGATGGACTGCTATGTCAGTATCCGTCTGCGGTCCGCATACGATTAATCCATTTTTATCGCTCGCCAGTAATTCCACAAATTCAGCTGCCTGATCTTCCGAAATCTGAGGCAGACCGTATATACTTTTCGGAATCGGTTTTACTCCTTCATTCCAAAGATCATTTATATTGAAATCTGGAACTAATGGTTCTCTCAATGGAAGGTTTACATGTACGGGGCCAGGATGGTTCGATTCACTTTCCCCCACTGCACGAGCGGCCTGTTTTCTCACATAAGAGAGTAACCCATCTTCGGGTAATGCTAAATCGTGAAACCATTTGACGTAATGGCCATACATACCAATTTGGTCAATAGATTGGGGTGCTCCTACATCCCTAAGCTCATGGGGACGATCCGCTGTTAAAACAACAAGTGGAACCCTGCTATAGTAAGCCTCGACGATAGCCGGATAATAATTAGCTGCAGCGGTGCCAGACGTACAGACAAGCGCTACGGTCTTTTGTTTTGCTTTAGCTAAGCCCAGCGCGAAAAAAGCAGCAGATCTCTCATCGACATGGACCCAGTGTTTCACTCTATCGTATCGACTAAATGTCATGGCGAGCGGGGTAGATCGTGATCCGGGTGAAATTACCACATCTTCTATACCCGAATAAGCGAGCTGGGCAACAAAATGTGTCATATATCTTGATAAGGTGTCCGTGTAATTCATACTGATCCCCCTAATACAGATAACATAGGCCGAAGCTTCACGGCTGTTTCTTCGTATTCCGCATCAGGATCAGAATCTTCTACGACCCCACATCCAGCAAATAAAGAAGCTTCATCCTGTTGAAGCAGTGCGGAACGGATCGCTACTGCAAACTCCCCATTATTATGACCATCAAACCAGCCAACAGGGCCCGCATACCAGCCTCGATTTAATGTTTCATGTTTCCTGATATAATCAACAGATTGCTTCTGAGGCATGCCCCCAAGTGCTGGAGTTGGGTGAAGTTTCTCCACAACATCAAGCAGTGTATACCCTTGTTCAAGAGTGGCTGTTACAGGAGTATATAAATGCTGTAAATTGCGGAGCGGATAAACGACTGGTGCACTAGGAATATCAACATTATAGCAACACGCTTCCACAGCTTCCCTAATCATCTGAACAACAAAATCATGCTCCTGACGATTTTTTGGATCATTCAGAAGCTGCTGACTGAGGAGGTGATCCTCCTTTTTATCCTTCCCACGTGGAATAGTTCCCGCTAAACAAGTAGAGACAAGCTTCTGATTTTCTAATTTAGCCAGCCTTTCCGGCGTCGCCCCGATAAAATAATCTCCACCATTTTCGAAAACAAAAATATAGCTATTTTGTTGAGTCTCGCATAATTCCTCCACGATTGCGGCCAATTCAACTAAGGCATCAAATTTCACACGCAGTTCACGGGCCAGTACAACTTTCCCTAGCTTTCCTTGCTTAATATCATCGGTAGCTTGCTTGACACTCTGTTTCCATTTCTCCGCTTCCGTTTCCACCCATGCTGTTTGTTTGGGCAGATTCAACTCTTGACGAGCCCCGTGTAAAAGATGATGTTGCTGCTCCTCTATTTGGCGAATAATTTGCTGCTTATGATCTTCCTCAAAAATCAGCAAGTTTGTCGTCAAGTACGATTTTGAGCCTTTATTCGTCAACAAATAGGCCGGAACCGTCATCTGGCAGTCAGGAAAGCCCTCCCATGGAGTTGAATTATTCTGGTTGGCATCGAAGCTAAAGCCTCCCAGCGTGACAAGGCCTGTCCCTTTTTCATAGTACGGGTCGTATACTTGGGCTTCGTTCATAAGTTCATTCCAGTTTGATTCTATTTTCCTGAATCGGTTCGGGTGAGCTGCTGTCATCCTGTGAGCAGCACCTACACCTGCCATCGTGAAATCCTCATCTGCACTTTTCCAAAATAAACGATGCTGGTCTACCTTCTGTGATCGATCCAAAAAGGTAAAAGCCTCTGTATAATCTATTTCATTCACAAAACTGATAAGTTGCGGCTTTCTTTCAGAAGTCGCCTTATTAATCGCTTCCTCAACCATTTCATCTATTTGAGGCACTTTTATATGAAGCATTAAAATTCCTCCCACCCCAGTTAGGGACGTTGCATTATATTAAGATAAATCATTTACACACCATTTATAAAAGATAGTGATCCTCTTCTATTTTATTCTCTTTTTTATCTTGACTCAAGGAATCTTAATCGGTTCCTGCATATTCTTACAAGGATTGACACCAGAGGACTGTTTGCCTAAACTTAAGTTGATATTATATTACTAGTTTGATTACAAGGGAGATGACACCCATGAGTTCTGTTTCAAATCAAAATATGAGAGCTTCCTTGAATGAACGTGACGGATTTCAAGTTTGGTGGAGGTTACTGCGTCCTCATACGTTAACCGCTGCTTTCGTACCCGTATTCGTGGGGACGATGCTTGCTGCTCTGGATCATGGGATTCATCTTGGATTATTTGCTGCAATGCTTTTCGCTTCGGTCTTAATTCAGGCTGCCACAAATATGTTTAACGAATATTATGATTTCGTCAGAGGTTTAGACAATGAGAACTCTGTTGGAATAGGCGGAACGATTGTGCGGGATGGAATCCGACCGCGAACGATTTTAAACTTAGCCATCGGCTTCCTCGTAGTGGCTACATTGCTTGGTGTTTATATCTGCGCCTCTTCCAGTTGGTGGGTGGCTGTGATCGGTCTAGTCTCCATGCTGCTAGGGTATCTTTACTCAGGCGGTCCTTACCCGATAGCCTACACCCCATTAGGAGAGCTAGCTGCAGGGCTATTCATGGGCACAATCATTATTGGCATAAGTTATTATATCCAATCATTGAGTTTAACATGGGAAGTTATTGTGATCTCGGTTCCAGTGGCGATATTTATTGGAGCGATCAACTTGGCAAACAACATTCGTGACCGCGTCGGGGACGCTGAAAACGGCCGCAAAACTATAGCCATTTTATTCGGCCATCATGGAGCTGTCCGCTTCTTATTAAGCTTATATGTGATTGCCTATGGAATAACTGTAGTGTTAACCGCAATAGGAATGCTTCCCATCTGGTCTATCTTTACATTGCTTAGCATTAGAAAAGGCATCCAATCTATACGGGGATTTGCTGGGGAGAAATCCCCATTAGAAATGATGCCGGCCATGAAGGCAACGGCACAGACCAATACCTTATACGGTTTATTACTAGGAATTTCACTTCTATTGCAATTGTTTTTCCCCTTTTCATTTTAGCTAGTATAAGAGCAGTTGAAATGGAAGGCAACCTTATTACAACCCGAGCTCAAAAAACAGGCCGGGTTGTTTTTTTGGGGGATAGGATAAGCTGGAAATACCTCATCTTTATATATGTTTGATATTATGAAATCAGGGAATTAAAAATAGAGGATGATAAAATGGATATATCTATACAAAACACATTAATGGAAGCACTAGGAATGGAAGTTATCGAAGCCAGGCCGGACAAAGTTATCCTTAAAATGCCTGTAGACCATCGCACACATCAGCCGATGGGCTTTCTCCATGGGGGAGCAAGTGTAGCACTGGCTGAATCCGCTGCAAGCATTGGGTCCTTTTTAAATATTGATCCAGAACGACAGCAGATTTTTGGAATTGAGATTAATGCTAACCATACGAAAAGTATACGCTCCGGGTTTGTTTATGGCACTGCCATCCCCCACCACCGTGGCAAAACAACTATGGTTTGGGAAATTCGAATAGAAGGTGAAGACCACCAATTGATCTCTATTTCAAGGTGTACGGTGGGGGTCGTGTCCCGCCAAAGTTCCTAGCCGCTTCCAACTAATTAGGAGTGAAATAATGTTAACTGATAAACAGTTGAATGAATTCAAACAACAGCTAGAAGCAATGAAAGAAGAAGCGGAACAAGAGTTGGCTAAATTTCAAAACCAGCAGAAAAATAGTGAAGACCCTAATGATAAGGAAGGTGAACTTTCCAGTGTAGCTGATCACCCTGGAGATCTAGGAACTTCACAATTTGAAAAAGAGAAAGAGTATACACTTCATGAGCAAACACGGGAAAAGCTAAAAGAAATTTATGCTGCTCTTGATCGGATTAAAGATGGTAGTTATGGAAAGAGTGAAAAGTCGGGAGAGCCGATCCCGCTTGAACGTCTAAAGGCAATGCCGACAGCGAGAATGACCGTAGAGGAAGCAGAAAGCACCTGAAGAAGGAGAGCGGTCCATACGCTCTCCTAAATTTCTGTTTTTATAACGCTAGAAAAATTCGTTCTCTATGAGACATTTATGCAGCGGAAGAGGTCTTTATCCGTTTCTGCTCAATCCACGGCTTAAGTTTAATAAACAGTGGGATAAATAATATTCCAACAATGACTCCCTTTAGTGCATTAAAGGGAAGAATTGCCCCTACAACCGTCAACCATTTTACTTGATCAGACATTGTTTCCCACCCCATAAACCAGCTATATGCAGGTAAAAAAAGAAAATAATTGAGGACGCTCATCCCTATCGCCATGATAACAGAGCCTGTAATTAACCCCGAAACAAGGCTTTTTACGTTCTTAAATTTGTGATAGAACATGGAAACAGGCACGATGAATAAAACGCCGGCCATAAAGTTACTAACAACTCCTACAGGATCAGCTGCTCCTGTATAAATTAAATAAAGAGTATTTTTCAAACCTTCCACAATGATCCCCGCTGCTGGAGTAAACAGAATAGCAGCAACAAGCGCAGGAACTTCACTGAAATCAATTTTCAAATATTGAGGAAGCATTGGTAACGGAAAATTTAGCAGCATTAAAATCATCGAAATACTTCCAAACAATGATAATATAATTAACTTTAATAGCTTTGATGATTGACCTGTGTACGGGTTCATCAACAATCTCCTCCTTCATCTTTTGCATCGATTCAAAATCCCAGATGAAGGTAACCGAAAGACAAGTTCCCATATAAAAAACCTTAAGCAACAGGGCTTAAGGTTAGAGGTTTGTCCATAGGAAAGTAAAGGCAGGTTCCTCACCTACCATTCCACTCGACATCTTCTCCCATCCAGACTTTAACTGTCGGTCCCGGAATTCAACCGGGTCCACCGTCAGGCTAAACACCTAACGGGTCACGGACTTAGAATACTTTTGAAGTATTCCTTACCGTCGGTCGGGAATTGCACCCTGCCCCGAAGATTTGAATCGATATTATATAATTAAGCTAATCTTACAAAAAAGCGAACGAAATTGCAATATTTTTTTTATGCTTACTCAGTGAGTTCAAGTTCCATAATTATCGTTTCACCTTTTATAACATTAGATTGTGACGTATAGGAGAACTGAGCAACTTGGTTACGATTCATAATTACAATTGGAGAGGCAAGACTGGAAAGTTCCCGTGTTACTTTTGCTAAATCGAACGTAATTAGAGAATCGCCCCTTGAAACACGACTTTTCTCTTTTATATTTGTCTCGAATCCTACACCTTCCAGCTCTTCTGCATCGATTCCAACTTGTAGTAACAATTCAACACCTGTATCTGTTAATAAATTTACAGCATCTTTGGTCGGAAAAATTTGTGTAACTTCACCCGATACGGGAGCAACCATTTCTCCCTCAGTTGGCTCAATTGCTATTCCTTCGCCCATCATCTTGTTAGAAAACTTCTGTTTCGGAACATCGGACAGCTGAATTATTTTCCCAGAGAAAGGGCTACTAATCATAATTTTATTTTGTGTCACTTTAAATCCCCCTCTACAACG
This region includes:
- a CDS encoding hotdog fold thioesterase, which encodes MDISIQNTLMEALGMEVIEARPDKVILKMPVDHRTHQPMGFLHGGASVALAESAASIGSFLNIDPERQQIFGIEINANHTKSIRSGFVYGTAIPHHRGKTTMVWEIRIEGEDHQLISISRCTVGVVSRQSS
- a CDS encoding 1,4-dihydroxy-2-naphthoate polyprenyltransferase — translated: MSSVSNQNMRASLNERDGFQVWWRLLRPHTLTAAFVPVFVGTMLAALDHGIHLGLFAAMLFASVLIQAATNMFNEYYDFVRGLDNENSVGIGGTIVRDGIRPRTILNLAIGFLVVATLLGVYICASSSWWVAVIGLVSMLLGYLYSGGPYPIAYTPLGELAAGLFMGTIIIGISYYIQSLSLTWEVIVISVPVAIFIGAINLANNIRDRVGDAENGRKTIAILFGHHGAVRFLLSLYVIAYGITVVLTAIGMLPIWSIFTLLSIRKGIQSIRGFAGEKSPLEMMPAMKATAQTNTLYGLLLGISLLLQLFFPFSF
- the menD gene encoding 2-succinyl-5-enolpyruvyl-6-hydroxy-3-cyclohexene-1-carboxylic-acid synthase → MNYTDTLSRYMTHFVAQLAYSGIEDVVISPGSRSTPLAMTFSRYDRVKHWVHVDERSAAFFALGLAKAKQKTVALVCTSGTAAANYYPAIVEAYYSRVPLVVLTADRPHELRDVGAPQSIDQIGMYGHYVKWFHDLALPEDGLLSYVRKQAARAVGESESNHPGPVHVNLPLREPLVPDFNINDLWNEGVKPIPKSIYGLPQISEDQAAEFVELLASDKNGLIVCGPQTDTDIAVHLTKLAARSGVPILADPLAQLRAGEHDKRNIIENYDAILKSDKRKEALKPDYIIRFGAMPVSKPYLQWIQKHDSTIDHYVVDTYASYREPSGIATQFVWSDPGEFCQRIFDRLQADHIENAWLQHWQEMNMIAKSHMLAEQSKDLNEGHAVVHLTNSMLDHSVLFVGNSMPIRDVDSFFMATPKHIKVMANRGANGIDGVVSTAIGVAATGQPTTLLLGDLSFFHDMNGLLLAKQHQLPITIVIINNDGGGIFSYLPQANQPAYFEELFGTPTGVDFKKAVDMYGGTHRRVHNWEAYKRSLEDSYKEKGLSVVEVITNREDHVAFHKDKWQGIAETLDFLDEV
- a CDS encoding isochorismate synthase, translating into MLHIKVPQIDEMVEEAINKATSERKPQLISFVNEIDYTEAFTFLDRSQKVDQHRLFWKSADEDFTMAGVGAAHRMTAAHPNRFRKIESNWNELMNEAQVYDPYYEKGTGLVTLGGFSFDANQNNSTPWEGFPDCQMTVPAYLLTNKGSKSYLTTNLLIFEEDHKQQIIRQIEEQQHHLLHGARQELNLPKQTAWVETEAEKWKQSVKQATDDIKQGKLGKVVLARELRVKFDALVELAAIVEELCETQQNSYIFVFENGGDYFIGATPERLAKLENQKLVSTCLAGTIPRGKDKKEDHLLSQQLLNDPKNRQEHDFVVQMIREAVEACCYNVDIPSAPVVYPLRNLQHLYTPVTATLEQGYTLLDVVEKLHPTPALGGMPQKQSVDYIRKHETLNRGWYAGPVGWFDGHNNGEFAVAIRSALLQQDEASLFAGCGVVEDSDPDAEYEETAVKLRPMLSVLGGSV
- a CDS encoding ECF transporter S component; the encoded protein is MNPYTGQSSKLLKLIILSLFGSISMILMLLNFPLPMLPQYLKIDFSEVPALVAAILFTPAAGIIVEGLKNTLYLIYTGAADPVGVVSNFMAGVLFIVPVSMFYHKFKNVKSLVSGLITGSVIMAIGMSVLNYFLFLPAYSWFMGWETMSDQVKWLTVVGAILPFNALKGVIVGILFIPLFIKLKPWIEQKRIKTSSAA
- a CDS encoding TraR/DksA family transcriptional regulator — protein: MLTDKQLNEFKQQLEAMKEEAEQELAKFQNQQKNSEDPNDKEGELSSVADHPGDLGTSQFEKEKEYTLHEQTREKLKEIYAALDRIKDGSYGKSEKSGEPIPLERLKAMPTARMTVEEAEST
- a CDS encoding PTS sugar transporter subunit IIA, translated to MTQNKIMISSPFSGKIIQLSDVPKQKFSNKMMGEGIAIEPTEGEMVAPVSGEVTQIFPTKDAVNLLTDTGVELLLQVGIDAEELEGVGFETNIKEKSRVSRGDSLITFDLAKVTRELSSLASPIVIMNRNQVAQFSYTSQSNVIKGETIIMELELTE